The following coding sequences are from one Microbacterium sp. SORGH_AS_0969 window:
- the nusG gene encoding transcription termination/antitermination protein NusG — translation MSERYVDDADWATAAEQSSEDDEAQEGNVLASQEHASDAAEHTAVHVVDDADDADADDDLDDIDITDPEADAIVNDALEIDETSEAEAAAEVLNDALAEEQAEEAAEAADEVTPYDGPDINGEPDAPVLDDEFVDEVQAAAGVVDEVEAGPTQPEAPLDAEAASGGAVGTESPADAATDVDEIDEDADPYEAFRSELRSLPGKWYVIHSYAGFERKVKANIEQRKSTLEVEDDIYQVEVPMEDVVEIKNGQRKMVNRVRIPGYVLVRMDLNEDTWSVVRHTPGVTGFVGNAHNPTPLRFEEAFNMLKSLVEVKEAAPAKAGAAKGAPVATRSIPAEVDFETGETITIKEGSFAGLPGTISEIKPESGKLTVLVSLFERETPVELSFDQVTKMI, via the coding sequence GTGTCTGAAAGATATGTCGACGACGCCGATTGGGCGACGGCTGCCGAGCAGTCCAGCGAAGACGACGAAGCCCAGGAGGGCAACGTGCTCGCCTCGCAGGAGCACGCCTCCGACGCGGCTGAGCACACCGCCGTCCACGTCGTGGACGACGCCGACGACGCGGATGCCGACGACGACCTCGACGACATCGACATCACCGACCCGGAGGCTGACGCGATCGTGAACGACGCTCTCGAGATCGACGAGACCAGCGAGGCCGAGGCCGCCGCCGAGGTCCTGAACGACGCCCTCGCTGAGGAGCAGGCCGAAGAGGCCGCCGAAGCCGCCGACGAGGTCACCCCCTACGACGGTCCCGACATCAACGGCGAGCCCGACGCGCCGGTCCTCGACGACGAGTTCGTCGACGAGGTGCAGGCCGCCGCAGGCGTGGTCGACGAGGTCGAGGCTGGGCCCACGCAGCCGGAGGCTCCGCTCGACGCGGAAGCGGCGAGTGGAGGGGCTGTGGGGACCGAGTCTCCCGCCGACGCGGCGACCGACGTCGACGAGATCGACGAAGACGCCGACCCCTACGAGGCGTTCCGCTCCGAGCTGCGTTCGCTCCCCGGCAAGTGGTACGTCATCCACTCCTACGCCGGCTTCGAGCGCAAGGTGAAGGCCAACATCGAGCAGCGCAAGTCGACGCTCGAGGTCGAGGACGACATCTACCAGGTCGAGGTCCCCATGGAGGACGTCGTCGAGATCAAGAACGGCCAGCGCAAGATGGTCAACCGCGTGCGCATCCCCGGCTACGTGCTGGTGCGCATGGACCTCAACGAAGACACCTGGTCGGTCGTCCGCCACACCCCCGGCGTCACCGGCTTCGTGGGCAACGCTCACAACCCGACGCCGCTGCGTTTCGAAGAGGCCTTCAACATGCTGAAGAGCCTCGTCGAGGTCAAAGAAGCCGCTCCGGCCAAGGCGGGTGCCGCCAAGGGCGCTCCGGTCGCGACGCGCTCCATCCCGGCCGAGGTCGACTTCGAGACCGGCGAGACCATCACGATCAAGGAAGGCTCGTTCGCGGGTCTGCCCGGCACGATCAGCGAGATCAAGCCCGAGAGCGGCAAGCTCACGGTGCTCGTGTCGCTCTTCGAGCGCGAGACCCCGGTCGAGCTGTCGTTCGACCAGGTCACCAAGATGATCTGA
- the rplK gene encoding 50S ribosomal protein L11 yields MAPKKKVTGLIKLQINAGAANPAPPIGPALGQHGVNIMEFCKAYNAATESQRGNVIPVEITVYEDRSFTFILKTPPAAELIKKAAGLQKGSATPHTTKVGKLTKEQVRQIAETKQPDLNANDIEAASKIIAGTARSMGITVED; encoded by the coding sequence ATGGCACCCAAGAAGAAGGTGACCGGCCTGATCAAGCTCCAGATCAACGCCGGTGCCGCCAACCCGGCGCCGCCGATCGGCCCCGCGCTCGGTCAGCACGGCGTCAACATCATGGAGTTCTGCAAGGCCTACAACGCCGCGACCGAGTCGCAGCGCGGCAACGTGATCCCCGTCGAGATCACGGTGTACGAGGACCGCAGCTTCACGTTCATCCTGAAGACGCCCCCCGCGGCCGAGCTCATCAAGAAGGCCGCCGGCCTGCAGAAGGGCTCCGCCACCCCGCACACGACCAAGGTGGGCAAGCTCACCAAGGAGCAGGTGCGTCAGATCGCCGAGACCAAGCAGCCCGACCTGAACGCGAACGACATCGAGGCCGCCTCGAAGATCATCGCCGGCACCGCCCGTTCCATGGGCATCACGGTTGAGGACTGA
- the rplA gene encoding 50S ribosomal protein L1 encodes MATKSKAYRAAAEKVAPDTFYTPTEAVALAKETGSKKFDSTVEVALKLSVDPRKADQMVRGTVILPHGTGKTARVIVFANGPAAEAALAAGADEVGGTELIEKVAGGYTAFDAAVATPELMGQVGRLGKVLGPRGLMPNPKTGTVTPNPAKAVEEIKGGKIEFRVDKHANVHFVVGKASFSAEQLDENLKAALEEIVRLKPSSSKGRYIQKGAVSTTFGPGIPLDVNVLV; translated from the coding sequence ATGGCTACCAAGTCCAAGGCATACCGGGCCGCCGCTGAGAAGGTCGCGCCCGACACGTTCTACACCCCGACCGAGGCCGTCGCCCTCGCGAAGGAGACCGGCTCGAAGAAGTTCGACTCGACCGTCGAGGTCGCGCTGAAGCTCTCGGTCGACCCCCGCAAGGCCGACCAGATGGTCCGCGGCACGGTCATCCTGCCCCACGGCACGGGTAAGACCGCGCGCGTCATCGTCTTCGCCAACGGCCCCGCGGCCGAGGCGGCTCTCGCCGCCGGCGCCGACGAGGTCGGTGGCACCGAGCTCATCGAGAAGGTCGCCGGCGGTTACACCGCGTTCGACGCGGCCGTCGCCACGCCCGAGCTCATGGGCCAGGTCGGTCGCCTCGGTAAGGTCCTCGGACCCCGCGGCCTCATGCCGAACCCCAAGACCGGCACCGTGACCCCCAACCCGGCCAAGGCCGTCGAGGAGATCAAGGGCGGAAAGATCGAGTTCCGTGTCGACAAGCACGCCAACGTCCACTTCGTGGTCGGCAAGGCGTCGTTCTCGGCCGAGCAGCTCGACGAGAACCTGAAGGCCGCGCTCGAGGAGATCGTCCGCCTCAAGCCGTCGAGCTCGAAGGGCCGTTACATCCAGAAGGGCGCTGTCTCGACCACGTTCGGTCCCGGCATCCCGCTGGACGTCAACGTCCTCGTCTGA
- a CDS encoding amino acid ABC transporter substrate-binding protein, whose amino-acid sequence MPRRRLTVLAATLGLSALALTACNGGTTSGATPGAGSEYGLVSDGTLTVATEGTYRPFSFHEGAGDLTGFDVEIAKAVGDKLGLEVKFQETQWDAIFAGLDAGRFDVIANQVSINPERQQKYTFSDPYTVSRGVIVTTEGDTSISSFADLAGKTTAQSLTSNWYELATQSGAQVEAVEGWAQAVALLKQGRVDATINDQLTYLDYEKTNSPTGLKIAAQTDDTSESAFAFKKGQDKLAEAVNGALEELRADGTLAEISQKYFGEDVTQ is encoded by the coding sequence ATGCCCCGTCGCCGTTTGACCGTCCTCGCCGCCACCCTGGGTCTGAGCGCCCTCGCGCTGACCGCCTGCAACGGCGGCACGACTTCTGGAGCGACCCCCGGTGCGGGATCGGAGTACGGCCTCGTCTCGGACGGCACCCTGACGGTCGCGACCGAGGGCACCTACCGCCCGTTCTCGTTCCACGAGGGCGCGGGTGACCTGACCGGCTTCGACGTCGAGATCGCGAAGGCCGTGGGCGACAAGCTCGGCCTCGAGGTGAAATTCCAGGAGACGCAGTGGGACGCGATCTTCGCGGGCCTGGATGCCGGGCGCTTCGACGTCATCGCGAACCAGGTGTCGATCAACCCGGAACGTCAGCAGAAGTACACCTTCAGCGACCCGTACACCGTCTCGCGCGGCGTCATCGTGACCACGGAGGGCGACACCTCGATCTCGAGCTTCGCCGACCTCGCGGGCAAGACCACCGCCCAGTCGCTCACGAGCAACTGGTACGAGCTCGCGACCCAGAGCGGCGCGCAGGTCGAGGCCGTCGAGGGCTGGGCTCAGGCCGTCGCCCTGCTCAAGCAGGGTCGTGTGGATGCCACGATCAACGACCAGCTGACCTACCTCGACTACGAGAAGACGAACAGCCCCACGGGCCTGAAGATCGCGGCCCAGACCGACGACACGTCCGAGAGCGCCTTCGCGTTCAAGAAGGGCCAGGACAAGCTCGCGGAGGCCGTGAACGGTGCTCTCGAGGAGCTTCGCGCCGACGGCACGCTCGCGGAGATCAGCCAGAAGTACTTCGGTGAGGACGTCACCCAGTAA
- a CDS encoding amino acid ABC transporter permease — MNDVWSLMLDSFWPMVLAGLRGTIPLSLASFAIGLVIALLMALLRLSRNVVLSGFARFYISIIRGTPLLVQLFVIFYGLPAVGVTIDPFPAAVIAFSLNVGGYAAEVIRAAILSVPRGQWEAAHTVGLSPRKTLTRIILPQAARVSVPPLSNTFISLVKDSSLASLILVSELFRQAQNIAAFSYEFMAVYLEAALIYWLFCLVLSFGQNALEKRLDRHVAH, encoded by the coding sequence ATGAACGACGTCTGGTCGTTGATGCTCGACTCGTTCTGGCCGATGGTGCTGGCGGGACTGCGGGGAACCATCCCCCTGTCGCTGGCCTCGTTCGCGATCGGCCTCGTCATCGCGCTTCTCATGGCGTTGCTCCGGCTGTCTCGCAACGTCGTGCTCTCCGGCTTCGCCCGGTTCTACATCTCGATCATCCGTGGCACGCCGCTGCTCGTGCAGCTGTTCGTGATCTTCTACGGCCTGCCCGCGGTCGGCGTCACCATCGACCCGTTCCCCGCGGCCGTCATCGCGTTCTCGCTGAACGTCGGCGGGTACGCCGCCGAGGTCATCCGCGCCGCGATCCTGTCGGTCCCGCGCGGGCAATGGGAGGCCGCTCACACCGTGGGGCTCTCGCCGCGCAAGACGCTGACGCGCATCATCCTCCCGCAGGCGGCTCGCGTCTCGGTGCCTCCGCTGTCGAACACGTTCATCTCGCTCGTGAAGGACAGCTCGCTGGCATCCCTCATCCTCGTCTCGGAGCTGTTCCGTCAGGCGCAGAACATCGCCGCGTTCTCGTACGAGTTCATGGCCGTCTACCTCGAGGCGGCTCTGATCTACTGGCTGTTCTGCCTGGTGCTGTCGTTCGGGCAGAACGCGCTCGAGAAGAGATTGGACCGCCATGTCGCCCACTGA
- a CDS encoding amino acid ABC transporter ATP-binding protein, giving the protein MSPTETPLLQVTGLEKSFGANRVLDGVDLEVRRGDVLVLIGPSGSGKTTVLRCLNGLETPDAGVVAFDGGPSVDFAGRVSKADRMALRDRSAMVFQHHNLFPHLTVLQNVIEGPVQAHGVPRAEAVARAVTLLDRVGLTEKRDAYPSELSGGQQQRVGIVRALALQPQLLLFDEPTSALDPELVGEVLTVLRELANEGWTMVIVTHELGFAREVADEVLFFDEGVIVERGAPSELLRQPKKERTQRFLNRLLRPLDGPDPA; this is encoded by the coding sequence ATGTCGCCCACTGAGACTCCTCTGCTGCAGGTCACGGGCCTCGAGAAGAGCTTCGGCGCCAACCGCGTGCTCGACGGCGTCGACCTCGAGGTGCGCCGCGGCGACGTGCTCGTGCTGATCGGCCCCTCGGGCTCCGGCAAGACGACGGTTCTGCGTTGCCTCAACGGCTTGGAGACTCCGGATGCCGGTGTCGTGGCGTTCGACGGAGGACCGAGCGTCGACTTCGCGGGACGTGTGAGCAAAGCCGATCGCATGGCTCTGCGCGACCGTTCGGCGATGGTCTTCCAGCACCACAACCTCTTCCCGCACCTCACGGTCTTGCAGAACGTGATCGAGGGGCCGGTGCAGGCGCACGGTGTCCCGCGAGCGGAGGCCGTCGCGCGCGCCGTGACGCTGCTCGACCGCGTCGGACTGACCGAGAAGCGCGACGCGTACCCCTCGGAACTCTCCGGCGGACAGCAGCAGCGCGTCGGCATCGTGCGCGCCCTGGCGCTTCAGCCGCAGCTGCTGCTCTTCGACGAGCCCACCAGTGCTCTCGACCCCGAACTCGTCGGCGAGGTGCTGACCGTGCTGCGCGAGCTCGCGAACGAGGGCTGGACGATGGTCATCGTCACTCACGAGCTCGGTTTCGCGCGCGAGGTCGCCGACGAGGTCCTGTTCTTCGACGAGGGCGTGATCGTGGAGCGCGGTGCGCCATCGGAGCTGCTGCGCCAGCCGAAGAAGGAGCGCACGCAGCGCTTCCTCAACCGCCTGCTGCGCCCCCTCGACGGCCCCGATCCCGCCTGA
- a CDS encoding nitronate monooxygenase family protein, with protein sequence MRLENLLGIDVPIVLGPFGGLSSVALTAAVSDSGGLGSYGLYGYTPDRIHDTIAALRAATSRPIAVNLWLPRGDEVTPVDVDVDPFLRGAAPLYAAADVAPPVPPASFLPPLDEQLDAVFAARPDVLSVVFGVPDAATLARARDLGIRVLGTATTVAEAVALDAAGVDAVVATGAEAGGHRVSFLRDPAQSLVGTFALIPQVVDAVDVPVIAAGGIADRRGVAAALALGAAGVQVGTAFLRTRQSAATAGHRDAIAAAADVDTVLTRAMSGRLARGIPNRAMRDLEATGMIAPFPAQNWLTGVFRAAAAAAGEHDLVSLWAGQSAGLARLDDASQVLAELRAGLPG encoded by the coding sequence ATGCGCCTCGAGAACCTGCTCGGCATCGACGTGCCGATCGTCCTCGGTCCTTTCGGCGGCCTCTCCTCGGTCGCTCTGACCGCGGCGGTCAGCGACAGCGGCGGCCTCGGTTCGTACGGTTTGTACGGATACACGCCCGACCGCATCCACGACACGATCGCTGCTCTGCGGGCGGCGACATCGCGGCCGATCGCGGTGAACCTCTGGCTCCCGCGCGGCGACGAGGTCACCCCCGTCGACGTCGACGTCGACCCCTTCCTCCGCGGTGCGGCGCCCCTGTACGCGGCCGCGGATGTCGCGCCACCCGTGCCCCCGGCATCCTTCCTTCCGCCCCTCGACGAGCAGCTCGACGCCGTGTTCGCCGCGCGACCCGACGTGTTGAGCGTCGTGTTCGGGGTTCCGGATGCCGCCACCCTGGCTCGCGCGAGGGACCTCGGCATCCGCGTCCTCGGTACGGCCACCACGGTCGCCGAAGCGGTCGCCCTCGATGCGGCGGGGGTCGACGCGGTGGTCGCGACCGGAGCGGAAGCGGGCGGGCATCGCGTGTCGTTCCTGCGGGACCCCGCGCAGTCGCTCGTCGGCACGTTCGCGCTGATCCCGCAGGTCGTCGACGCGGTGGACGTTCCCGTGATCGCGGCCGGGGGGATCGCCGACCGACGCGGGGTGGCGGCGGCCCTGGCGCTTGGTGCGGCCGGAGTGCAGGTCGGGACCGCGTTCCTGCGCACTCGCCAGTCGGCCGCGACCGCGGGTCACCGGGACGCGATCGCTGCGGCGGCTGACGTCGACACCGTGCTGACGCGAGCGATGAGCGGACGGCTGGCGCGCGGCATCCCGAACCGCGCGATGCGCGACCTCGAGGCCACGGGGATGATCGCGCCGTTCCCCGCACAGAACTGGCTGACCGGGGTGTTCCGCGCCGCGGCGGCTGCGGCGGGCGAGCACGACCTGGTGTCGCTGTGGGCGGGGCAGTCCGCGGGTCTCGCGCGTCTCGACGACGCGTCCCAGGTGCTCGCGGAACTCCGCGCGGGGCTGCCTGGCTAG
- a CDS encoding acylphosphatase, with product MRTVAITVHGRVQGVGFRYALREEAQRAGLRGWVRNRRDGTVEALLSGDPAIVEDVLAWAHHGPPSAAVDRVEVAVSSETAPDAFEIRATV from the coding sequence ATGCGAACAGTGGCCATCACGGTGCACGGACGGGTGCAGGGTGTCGGGTTCCGGTATGCCCTGCGCGAGGAGGCGCAGCGCGCGGGCCTGCGAGGGTGGGTCCGCAACCGACGCGACGGCACGGTCGAGGCTCTGCTGTCGGGCGATCCGGCGATCGTGGAGGACGTCCTCGCGTGGGCGCATCACGGCCCACCGTCGGCCGCGGTCGATCGGGTCGAGGTCGCGGTCAGCTCCGAGACGGCCCCCGACGCCTTCGAGATCCGCGCGACCGTCTGA
- a CDS encoding LysE/ArgO family amino acid transporter translates to MLAPLLAGLGLGFSLIVAIGAQNLFVLRQGVRREHLFAVVAVCAVSDAILILLGVSGIGLVLQAVPWLIVVVRWAGAAFLVGYGVLAARRAVRPSGETLRIDTAASPSIPDAGATIVQTRPARTTLVATVLTCLALTWLNPHVYLDTVFLLGSVASTHGDGRWAFALGACVASLVWFSGLGFGARFLGRWLDTPRAWRILDAIIAVVMFALALSLVLPH, encoded by the coding sequence GTGCTCGCTCCCCTGCTCGCCGGTCTCGGCCTCGGCTTCTCGCTCATCGTCGCCATCGGCGCGCAGAATCTGTTCGTCCTGCGCCAGGGTGTTCGACGTGAGCACCTGTTCGCCGTCGTCGCCGTCTGCGCGGTCTCGGACGCGATCCTCATCCTCCTCGGCGTCTCGGGAATCGGGCTCGTGCTGCAGGCGGTCCCCTGGCTCATCGTGGTCGTGCGCTGGGCCGGTGCCGCATTCCTCGTCGGATACGGCGTCCTCGCCGCTCGGCGGGCCGTGCGTCCGAGCGGCGAGACGCTGCGCATCGACACCGCCGCGTCCCCGTCGATTCCGGATGCCGGAGCCACGATCGTGCAGACCCGCCCGGCCCGCACGACCCTCGTCGCAACCGTGCTGACCTGTCTCGCCCTCACCTGGCTGAACCCGCACGTCTACCTCGACACGGTGTTCCTGCTCGGCTCGGTCGCGTCCACTCACGGTGACGGGCGGTGGGCGTTCGCGCTCGGCGCGTGCGTGGCGAGCCTCGTGTGGTTCTCGGGCCTGGGCTTCGGTGCCCGCTTCCTCGGGCGATGGCTCGATACGCCGCGCGCGTGGCGCATCCTCGACGCGATCATCGCCGTGGTCATGTTCGCGCTCGCGCTCTCGCTCGTGCTCCCGCACTGA
- a CDS encoding LysR family transcriptional regulator ArgP: MSIPLDLARTLAVVVEEGTLDAAARRLHVTPSAVSQRLRALEDQLGRVVLVRSKPVRTTEAGDAVVRLARQLALLEHDALTAIGTEDGAVASVPLAVNADSLATWFLPPLARVAARRPVVFDLHRDDQDFTAGLLEAGTVMAAVTSRETPVAGCRVRRLGVLRYEAVATVSFAARWFADGVDAASLADAPVVDFDRRDDLQTQWLVRRGVAAGAPPRHRVPASQDFATAVELGLGWGLLPRFQSAAGLAEGTLVRLGDDPIDVPLFWQQWNLTSSLLDDIAEEVVEEGRRVLANG, from the coding sequence ATGTCGATTCCCCTCGATCTCGCCCGCACGCTGGCCGTCGTCGTCGAGGAGGGAACCCTGGATGCCGCGGCCCGTCGCCTGCACGTCACTCCGTCCGCGGTGAGTCAGCGCCTCCGTGCGCTCGAAGACCAGCTCGGTCGCGTCGTGCTCGTCCGGTCGAAGCCGGTGCGGACGACCGAGGCCGGAGACGCGGTGGTGCGCCTCGCGCGCCAGCTCGCGCTGCTCGAGCACGATGCGCTGACTGCGATCGGTACAGAGGACGGGGCCGTGGCATCCGTCCCGCTCGCGGTGAACGCCGACTCGCTCGCCACGTGGTTCCTGCCGCCGCTGGCGCGCGTGGCGGCCCGTCGACCGGTCGTGTTCGATCTGCACCGCGACGACCAGGATTTCACCGCGGGCCTCCTCGAGGCGGGCACGGTGATGGCGGCGGTCACCTCGCGTGAGACCCCGGTTGCGGGATGCCGCGTGCGTCGGCTCGGCGTCCTCAGATACGAAGCGGTGGCGACGGTGTCGTTCGCGGCACGCTGGTTCGCCGACGGGGTCGATGCGGCCTCGCTGGCGGACGCGCCCGTGGTGGACTTCGACCGTCGCGACGACCTGCAGACGCAGTGGTTGGTGCGTCGGGGAGTGGCGGCGGGGGCCCCGCCGCGGCACCGGGTTCCGGCATCCCAGGACTTCGCCACCGCCGTCGAGTTGGGCCTCGGATGGGGGCTGCTGCCGCGCTTCCAGTCGGCCGCCGGCCTGGCCGAGGGCACGCTGGTGCGCCTCGGGGACGATCCGATCGACGTGCCGCTGTTCTGGCAGCAGTGGAATCTCACGTCCTCCCTCCTCGACGACATCGCGGAGGAGGTCGTCGAGGAAGGACGCCGGGTGCTCGCGAACGGCTGA
- a CDS encoding NADP-dependent oxidoreductase, which produces MRFRSTRPETSIDPAPAVPDTMRAVVFDAPGAADALRVAEIAVPTPVLSEVLIRVVAAGINPIDAKTRAGRGMSGAIDAWPSVLGLDVSGVVVKAPFDAHPFPVGTEVYGMAAVPRTPGGYAEYAVVPTLSLARKPAALSYVEAAGVPVAALTAWGLVVETALAHQGQRILVHAGSGGVGHFAVQFAAYFGAHVIATGSPHNLDWLRDLGAAEVVDYTSTRFEDVVADVDVVIDLIGNVADETGTRSLEVLRPGGLLIEVPTGAWPGFREAASARGIRSTDYKTIPDGAALATIGRLIDSGAVRVFIDRVFDLDDAAAAHTELERGHTRGKIVLHVSDD; this is translated from the coding sequence ATGAGATTCCGATCGACGCGTCCCGAGACGAGCATCGACCCCGCCCCCGCGGTCCCCGACACGATGCGGGCGGTCGTCTTCGATGCTCCCGGCGCCGCCGACGCGCTGCGGGTCGCCGAGATCGCGGTCCCGACACCCGTGCTCAGCGAGGTGCTCATCCGGGTGGTCGCCGCCGGCATCAACCCCATCGACGCCAAGACCCGCGCGGGCCGCGGAATGTCGGGCGCGATCGACGCGTGGCCGTCCGTTCTCGGGCTCGACGTGTCCGGAGTCGTCGTGAAGGCCCCGTTCGACGCGCACCCCTTCCCCGTCGGCACGGAGGTGTACGGCATGGCCGCGGTCCCCCGCACGCCCGGCGGTTACGCCGAGTACGCCGTGGTCCCCACCCTGTCGCTCGCGCGCAAGCCCGCCGCCCTGTCGTACGTCGAGGCCGCGGGCGTCCCGGTCGCCGCGCTCACCGCGTGGGGCCTCGTGGTCGAGACCGCTCTCGCCCACCAGGGTCAGCGCATCCTCGTGCACGCCGGAAGCGGCGGAGTGGGGCACTTCGCGGTCCAGTTCGCCGCGTACTTCGGCGCACACGTCATCGCCACGGGGTCTCCCCACAACCTCGACTGGCTGCGCGACCTCGGCGCCGCCGAGGTCGTGGACTACACGTCGACCCGCTTCGAAGACGTCGTGGCCGACGTCGACGTCGTCATCGACCTCATCGGCAACGTCGCCGACGAGACGGGAACGCGATCGCTCGAGGTGCTGCGTCCCGGCGGTCTGCTGATCGAGGTGCCGACCGGCGCCTGGCCGGGATTCCGCGAAGCGGCCTCGGCGCGTGGCATCCGGTCCACCGATTACAAGACGATCCCCGACGGCGCAGCGCTCGCCACGATCGGTCGCCTGATCGACTCCGGTGCCGTGCGCGTGTTCATCGACCGGGTCTTCGACCTCGATGACGCAGCCGCCGCGCATACCGAGCTCGAGCGCGGACACACCCGCGGCAAGATCGTGCTGCACGTCAGCGACGACTGA
- a CDS encoding MarR family winged helix-turn-helix transcriptional regulator, which yields MSDVTSEPNDERREAVQALEASFSELMTVFRRFVSEAAERVSPGMLPATFKALSVVSRFGPLTLSALAERLTADKGFLSRAISELEDLGLVTRAPDPNDGRSRLISVTELGHQRLADARAPHESRLFEALADWSVDDIQHLSTLLHALAVGEVPASD from the coding sequence ATGTCTGACGTGACGAGCGAACCGAACGACGAGCGCCGTGAGGCTGTGCAGGCCCTGGAGGCGTCGTTTTCGGAGCTCATGACCGTGTTCCGCCGCTTCGTCTCCGAGGCGGCGGAACGCGTGAGTCCCGGGATGCTCCCCGCGACCTTCAAGGCCCTGTCGGTCGTGAGTCGCTTCGGACCGCTCACCCTCTCCGCCCTGGCCGAGCGACTGACCGCGGACAAGGGGTTCCTGAGCCGGGCGATCAGCGAGCTCGAGGACCTGGGTCTGGTGACGCGGGCCCCCGACCCCAACGACGGACGCTCCCGCCTGATCTCGGTCACGGAGTTGGGTCACCAGCGCCTCGCCGACGCCCGCGCTCCGCACGAGAGCAGACTGTTCGAGGCGTTGGCGGACTGGTCGGTCGACGACATCCAACACCTCTCGACGCTGCTGCACGCCCTCGCCGTCGGCGAGGTCCCCGCGAGCGACTGA